One Prunus dulcis chromosome 8, ALMONDv2, whole genome shotgun sequence DNA window includes the following coding sequences:
- the LOC117638844 gene encoding uncharacterized protein LOC117638844 isoform X1, giving the protein MGFVGLVAFLLRCFDVLAWPLLALVYPLCCSIRAIEANSVSDSVKLNTYWVVFSLILLLERASVKLLKWLPLWPYIRLMIVFCMVIPHFDGAFYVYKHLICPCLSMDLQIVINWFNKRKKSSFNRDNFLAEVERYVKENGTEALEKIVASKSERTKSNPDDKELKAVSSLENKEVSQAVSNLTGTENSRFPSMDIEEKAIGVASERGVLNTPPSKNVEEWTSAFSQVTTQSDTTFNSHQDGKIHKAVYEKLKIENQAEAKLTQTENGTFAVMETKEKSVEVATGREVLESSQNVQKEWTCALCQLTTQSEATLNSHLQGKKHKVACEALKAKSWPFAPKIPPKSKESHQPKEEEPGKRPTSSASKQKVIIDEKATSQKNSIPASGTKTSYKSKEEPAEVASINGSQEGNPIEVPSMKDLTLSCNVCNVHCPNEIVMASHLNGKKHQKKMQQRQQNSN; this is encoded by the exons ATGGGCTTTGTGGGTCTTGTTGCATTTTTACTTCGATGCTTTGATGTTCTTGCGTG GCCTCTACTTGCTCTGGTGTATCCTTT ATGTTGTTCCATTAGGGCGATTGAGGCCAATTCTGTTTCAGATTCTGTGAAGTTGAATACTTATTGGGTTGTCTTCTCATTGATTCTGCTATTAGAACGTGCATCTGTGAAGCTTCTAAAATG GCTCCCTCTGTGGCCATATATTAGGCTCATGATCGTCTTCTGTATGGTGATACCTCATTTCGATGGAGCTTTTTATGTCTATAAACACCTAATCTGTCCATGCCTGTCCATGGACCTCCAAATTGTTATCAACTGGTTCAACAAGCGGAAGAAATCCTCGTTTAACAGAGACAATTTTCTTGCCGAGGTGGAGAGATATGTAAAGGAGAATGGAACTGAAGCTCTGGAAAAAATTGTTGCTTCCAAA TCTGAGAGAACAAAGTCAAATCCCGATGACAAAGAGTTGAAAGCAGTTTCATCTCTGGAGAATAAAGAG GTTAGTCAGGCAGTGTCAAATCTCACTGGGACTGAAAACAGCAGATTTCCCAGTATGgatattgaagaaaaagcCATTGGGGTTGCATCAGAGAGAGGAGTTCTGAACACTCCACCTTCAAAGAACGTTGAGGAGTGGACAAGTGCATTCAGTCAGGTAACAACCCAAAGTGATACAACTTTTAACTCCCACCAGGACGGTAAAATACACAAGGCTGTATATGAGAAACTGAAAATAGAGAACCAGGCTGAAGCTAAGCTCACTCAGACAGAAAACGGTACATTTGCAGTCATGGAGactaaagaaaaatcagtTGAGGTTGCAACAGGTAGAGAAGTTCTTGAGTCTTCCCAAAATGTCCAGAAAGAGTGGACTTGTGCTCTCTGTCAGCTAACAACTCAAAGTGAAGCAACTTTAAACTCCCACCTCCAAGGCAAAAAACACAAGGTGGCATGCGAGGCACTGAAAGCAAAGAGCTGGCCATTTGCGCCAAAAATTCCCCCGAAGTCAAAGGAATCTCATCAACCTAAAGAGGAGGAGCCAGGAAAGCGGCCAACGAGCAGtgcatcaaaacaaaaagttattATAGATGAAAAGGCGACAAGTCAGAAAAATAGCATTCCAGCTTCAGGGACAAAGACTTCTTATAAATCTAAAGAGGAGCCAGCAGAAGTTGCATCCATCAATGGAAGCCAAGAAGGAAACCCGATTGAAGTTCCAAGCATGAAGGATTTAACTCTATCGTGCAATGTTTGTAATGTGCACTGCCCCAATGAGATTGTCATGGCATCGCATCTCAATGGCAAAAAACACCAGAAAAAGATGCAACAACGACAACAGAACTCAAATTAA
- the LOC117638844 gene encoding uncharacterized protein LOC117638844 isoform X2, translating to MLPLWPYIRLMIVFCMVIPHFDGAFYVYKHLICPCLSMDLQIVINWFNKRKKSSFNRDNFLAEVERYVKENGTEALEKIVASKSERTKSNPDDKELKAVSSLENKEVSQAVSNLTGTENSRFPSMDIEEKAIGVASERGVLNTPPSKNVEEWTSAFSQVTTQSDTTFNSHQDGKIHKAVYEKLKIENQAEAKLTQTENGTFAVMETKEKSVEVATGREVLESSQNVQKEWTCALCQLTTQSEATLNSHLQGKKHKVACEALKAKSWPFAPKIPPKSKESHQPKEEEPGKRPTSSASKQKVIIDEKATSQKNSIPASGTKTSYKSKEEPAEVASINGSQEGNPIEVPSMKDLTLSCNVCNVHCPNEIVMASHLNGKKHQKKMQQRQQNSN from the exons AT GCTCCCTCTGTGGCCATATATTAGGCTCATGATCGTCTTCTGTATGGTGATACCTCATTTCGATGGAGCTTTTTATGTCTATAAACACCTAATCTGTCCATGCCTGTCCATGGACCTCCAAATTGTTATCAACTGGTTCAACAAGCGGAAGAAATCCTCGTTTAACAGAGACAATTTTCTTGCCGAGGTGGAGAGATATGTAAAGGAGAATGGAACTGAAGCTCTGGAAAAAATTGTTGCTTCCAAA TCTGAGAGAACAAAGTCAAATCCCGATGACAAAGAGTTGAAAGCAGTTTCATCTCTGGAGAATAAAGAG GTTAGTCAGGCAGTGTCAAATCTCACTGGGACTGAAAACAGCAGATTTCCCAGTATGgatattgaagaaaaagcCATTGGGGTTGCATCAGAGAGAGGAGTTCTGAACACTCCACCTTCAAAGAACGTTGAGGAGTGGACAAGTGCATTCAGTCAGGTAACAACCCAAAGTGATACAACTTTTAACTCCCACCAGGACGGTAAAATACACAAGGCTGTATATGAGAAACTGAAAATAGAGAACCAGGCTGAAGCTAAGCTCACTCAGACAGAAAACGGTACATTTGCAGTCATGGAGactaaagaaaaatcagtTGAGGTTGCAACAGGTAGAGAAGTTCTTGAGTCTTCCCAAAATGTCCAGAAAGAGTGGACTTGTGCTCTCTGTCAGCTAACAACTCAAAGTGAAGCAACTTTAAACTCCCACCTCCAAGGCAAAAAACACAAGGTGGCATGCGAGGCACTGAAAGCAAAGAGCTGGCCATTTGCGCCAAAAATTCCCCCGAAGTCAAAGGAATCTCATCAACCTAAAGAGGAGGAGCCAGGAAAGCGGCCAACGAGCAGtgcatcaaaacaaaaagttattATAGATGAAAAGGCGACAAGTCAGAAAAATAGCATTCCAGCTTCAGGGACAAAGACTTCTTATAAATCTAAAGAGGAGCCAGCAGAAGTTGCATCCATCAATGGAAGCCAAGAAGGAAACCCGATTGAAGTTCCAAGCATGAAGGATTTAACTCTATCGTGCAATGTTTGTAATGTGCACTGCCCCAATGAGATTGTCATGGCATCGCATCTCAATGGCAAAAAACACCAGAAAAAGATGCAACAACGACAACAGAACTCAAATTAA